In Podospora pseudocomata strain CBS 415.72m chromosome 4, whole genome shotgun sequence, the genomic stretch CTTATGTCAAATCTTCCCCCAGGTGAACTTCAATCATCCCCCGTACcttgccccttttcttggTGCAAGTAGGGTGTGTTCCGCATACCTCCACACATGAACCCACCTTCCGAGCAATTTCTCCAACAAATCAAGTAACAGCATCAGTGGTTTAGTGGtaaaatccatcgttgccatcgatgggccCCGTGTTCGATTCACGGCTGATGCAACTCAACTTCTCTTTTGCATTTTTTCCTACCTCTCTCTCATCTACGCTCCTTCAGGGGCATTTATTTCCtcaccttctttttcttttattcAACCACACCACAAACCCTACCTTTGATCCCTCTTGACCACAAAACCTCCCCGTCaaatcttctccccctccaaaatccccctcgcctccccccccctccaccaactcttcccctcctcccccggatACCCAAACCGCTCCAtactctcccccctcatctgAACCGAATACCCCGGCTGCGTAGGCGTGACATAATACCCCTTTTCAATGACACTCGGCCAGACAAAATGCTCATGCAAATGATCCACATACTCCAACACCGACTTCTGcccgctcaccaccacatagTCAATCGTCGACAAGTGCTGCGTATACTCCGGCAACCCGACCCCACCACTATGCGGCACGATCGGAACCCCAaacttcttcgccatcagcatcaccgcAAGAACCTCATTGACACCACCCAGCCGACAGGCGTCAATCTGGCAAACGTCTATGGCGCCCGACATGAGGAACTGCTTGAACATGACCCTGTTCTGGCACATCTCCCCCGTGGCGACCTTGATGCCGTAGGGTTTCAGCGCAGTTCTTATAGCCAGATGCCCCAGGACATCATCAGGAGAAGTCGGCTCTTCAATAAACCAAGGTTTGAAACCCGCAAGGGATTTCATGTACTCGATCGCCTCGGGCACGCTCCAAATCTGGTTGGCGTCCACCATGAGGATTTTCTCTCCcggggtgggtgatgagTCGAGGACTTGACGGGCGATGGTCAACCGTTTGATGTCTTCCTGTAGTGACCCGCCTACTTTGAGCTTGAAGTGCCTGTACCCCTGTGCGACTGTTTCCCGGAGCAATCTCCTCATTTTGGATTCGTCGTAACCAAGCCAGCCCGCGGAGGTGGTGTACGCGGGTACGGCTTCGTTTCTTTCCGCCTGGGCGATTCGTTCGGGCTTACCCTCTTGCATTGACtgcaggagggagagggcttcCTCGGGGGTGATGGCGTCGATGATGTAGCGGAAGTCGATGCAGGCGACGAATTCTTCTGGGGTCATGTCTGCTACTACCCTCCAGACGGGTTTGTTGAGGGTTTTGGCCCATAGATCCCACAACGCGTTGACTACCGCGCCTAGGGCGAGGTGGATGACTCCTTTTTCTGGGCCTATCCAGCGGAGCTGGGAGTCGTTGACTAGGTGCCGCCAGGTGGCGCCAAAGTTTGTGccgacgagggaggagaggggggtgtggaggATGCGGGGGGCGAGGTGGGAGATGGCGGCGCAGACGAGGTCGTTTCCGCGGCCGATGGTGAAGGTCTGTGATGGGGGTTAG encodes the following:
- the LGD1 gene encoding L-galactonate dehydratase (EggNog:ENOG503NWIZ; COG:M), with translation MAPKEITITSFSTRDVRFPTSLDKTGSDAMNTAGDYSAAYCILETDSDLTGHGMTFTIGRGNDLVCAAISHLAPRILHTPLSSLVGTNFGATWRHLVNDSQLRWIGPEKGVIHLALGAVVNALWDLWAKTLNKPVWRVVADMTPEEFVACIDFRYIIDAITPEEALSLLQSMQEGKPERIAQAERNEAVPAYTTSAGWLGYDESKMRRLLRETVAQGYRHFKLKVGGSLQEDIKRLTIARQVLDSSPTPGEKILMVDANQIWSVPEAIEYMKSLAGFKPWFIEEPTSPDDVLGHLAIRTALKPYGIKVATGEMCQNRVMFKQFLMSGAIDVCQIDACRLGGVNEVLAVMLMAKKFGVPIVPHSGGVGLPEYTQHLSTIDYVVVSGQKSVLEYVDHLHEHFVWPSVIEKGYYVTPTQPGYSVQMRGESMERFGGILEGEKI